The proteins below come from a single Anaerobaca lacustris genomic window:
- a CDS encoding clan AA aspartic protease: MGVTHVTVTVRNPAQPEKAWDGLFLVDTGAVDCLVPAKHLQAIGLKPRSKRTYELADGSEVKLDIAGAQVEFMGETVWTTVIFAADDAEPILGVTALESVGIEVDPRSQRLKRLPAPRLK, from the coding sequence ATGGGTGTAACGCATGTGACGGTAACGGTTCGCAATCCGGCCCAGCCGGAGAAGGCCTGGGACGGCCTGTTCCTCGTAGACACCGGGGCAGTCGATTGCTTGGTGCCCGCCAAGCATCTGCAAGCCATCGGCCTCAAACCGCGTTCGAAACGAACCTACGAACTGGCCGACGGTTCCGAGGTCAAGTTGGACATCGCCGGCGCCCAAGTGGAGTTCATGGGCGAGACGGTCTGGACCACGGTAATCTTCGCCGCCGACGACGCCGAACCGATCCTGGGCGTAACGGCGCTCGAATCGGTGGGCATCGAGGTCGATCCGCGCAGCCAGCGACTCAAACGCCTGCCCGCCCCCCGCCTGAAATAG
- a CDS encoding RNA polymerase sigma factor yields the protein MTQETPDNVLVERARAGDGDSFTELCWRYYPAMVAIAQAIVGDRHLAEDAAQQALAKAALNLSGLRKAGHFGSWLAAICRHAAYDVARTNRRLADRQETTVEAVEIQADDAGPAVRRALEQLEPQAREVVYLRFYDGLSYERIGEVLGISEQAINGRLRRAKKELAKHLRREGFGEVQL from the coding sequence TTGACGCAAGAGACGCCTGACAACGTGTTGGTCGAGAGGGCCAGGGCAGGGGACGGAGACAGCTTCACGGAGCTGTGTTGGCGGTATTACCCTGCGATGGTGGCGATTGCGCAGGCGATTGTGGGCGACCGGCACTTGGCGGAGGACGCCGCGCAGCAGGCGCTGGCCAAGGCGGCGCTGAATCTGTCCGGCTTGCGGAAGGCCGGGCACTTCGGCTCGTGGCTGGCGGCGATCTGCCGCCATGCCGCCTACGATGTGGCGCGGACCAACCGACGGCTGGCAGACCGCCAAGAGACTACGGTCGAGGCGGTCGAGATTCAGGCAGACGATGCCGGTCCGGCGGTACGGCGGGCGCTGGAGCAGCTTGAGCCGCAGGCCCGGGAGGTGGTCTACCTGCGGTTCTACGATGGGCTCAGCTATGAGCGGATCGGCGAAGTCCTGGGGATCTCCGAGCAGGCGATCAACGGCCGGCTGCGAAGGGCGAAGAAGGAACTGGCCAAACACTTGCGTCGCGAAGGGTTCGGCGAGGTGCAACTATGA